In Cicer arietinum cultivar CDC Frontier isolate Library 1 chromosome 7, Cicar.CDCFrontier_v2.0, whole genome shotgun sequence, a single window of DNA contains:
- the LOC101495446 gene encoding NADH dehydrogenase [ubiquinone] 1 beta subcomplex subunit 8, mitochondrial, whose translation MAGRLTNAASRILGGNGVVHRSVASSLRLRSGMGLPVGKHYVPNKPLPMNEELLWDNGTPFPEPCIDRIADTVGKYEALAWLCGGLSFFASLGLLAVWNDKASKYPFTPKVYPYDNLRVELGGEP comes from the exons atgGCAGGTAGATTGACGAACGCAGCATCAAGAATCTTGGGCGGAAATGGCGTTGTTCACCGATCTGTAGCTTCATCTCTTCGCCTCCGCTCCGGCATGGGCCTCCCCGTCGGCAAACACTATGTCCCAAACAAACCC CTTCCAATGAACGAGGAACTTTTATGGGACAACGGTACTCCATTTCCCGAACCCTGTATCGATCGTATTGCTGATACTGTTGGAAAG TATGAAGCATTGGCGTGGCTTTGTGGAGGATTGAGTTTTTTCGCGTCTTTGGGATTATTGGCTGTGTGGAATGATAAAGCCTCCAAGTACCCTTTT ACACCCAAGGTATATCCATATGACAATCTGCGAGTGGAGCTTGGTGGTGAACCATAA
- the LOC101495118 gene encoding L-lactate dehydrogenase A-like yields the protein MHKSGSASALGPGGLDLTQVFFKSISNAAPPSLSKRQTKISVIGAGNVGMAIAQTILTQDLTDELVIVDNKPDKLRGEMLDLQHAAAFLPRVKINSSVEYSVTVGSDLCIVTAGARQIAGESRLNLLQRNLALFKEIIPALARYSPHTVLLIVSNPVDVLTYIAWKLSGFPSNRIIGSGTNLDSSRFRFLIADHLEVNAQDVQACIVGEHGDSSVALWSSISIGGVPVLSFLEKQQIAYEKETLENIHKTVINSAYEVISLKGYTSWAIGYSVANLARSIIRDQRKIHPVSVLAKGFYGIGDDEVFLSLPAQLGRGGVLGVTNVHMNEEEEQRLRDSAKTILEVQTQLGL from the exons ATGCACAAAAGCGGTTCTGCTTCCGCGTTGGGCCCAGGGGGCCTGGACTTAACCCAAGTCTTCTTCAAGTCCATCTCCAACGCCGCCCCTCCATCTCTCTCCAAGCGCCAAACCAAGATCTCCGTCATCGGCGCCGGAAATGTAGGAATGGCCATCGCTCAGACCATCCTCACTCAGGACCTCACCGACGAGCTCGTCATCGTCGACAACAAACCCGACAAACTCCGCGGCGAGATGCTCGATCTTCAGCATGCTGCTGCCTTTCTCCCCCGCGTAAAGATCAATTCATCAGTTGAATACTCCGTTACCGTCGGGTCCGATCTTTGTATCGTTACCGCCGGCGCACGACAGATCGCCGGTGAGTCAAGGCTGAACCTCCTTCAGAGGAACCTCGCTCTATTCAAGGAAATCATACCCGCTCTGGCTCGTTACTCGCCGCATACAGTTCTCCTCATCGTGTCTAACCCTGTCGATGTTCTCACCTACATCGCATGGAAGCTCTCCGGGTTTCCATCCAATCGGATTATCGGGTCGGGTACCAACTTGGACTCCTCTCGCTTCCGTTTCCTCATTGCTGATCACCTTGAAGTCAATGCTCAGGATGTTCAG GCATGCATAGTAGGGGAGCACGGGGATAGTTCAGTGGCATTGTGGTCAAGTATTAGTATTGGGGGTGTTCCTGTGCTGAGTTTTTTGGAGAAACAACAGATTGCGTATGAGAAAGAAACACTGGAGAATATACACAAAACAGTGATAAACAGTGCTTATGAAGTCATCAGTTTGAAAGGCTACACTTCTTGGGCCATTGGGTATTCGGTTGCTAACTTGGCTCGGTCCATTATTAGGGACCAGAGGAAGATTCACCCTGTTTCTGTTCTGGCTAAGGGATTTTATGGCATTGGTGATGATGAAGTGTTTTTGAGCTTGCCCGCACAACTTGGTAGAGGAGGTGTGCTTGGTGTAACCAATGTGCACATGAATGAAGAGGAGGAACAAAGGCTTAGGGACTCTGCTAAAACCATCTTAGAGGTTCAAACTCAGTTGGGTCTCTGA